The Mauremys mutica isolate MM-2020 ecotype Southern chromosome 1, ASM2049712v1, whole genome shotgun sequence genome has a segment encoding these proteins:
- the LOC123358266 gene encoding cystatin-A5-like encodes MSSEDSWSEPLPVQEIQEIADKVKPQLEKKVDKTYPVFVAKKYRYRKNIVGARHYVLKVSVSNSTDECVHLYVVQMVIATPVDPELTKYQLNKTEDDPLEPF; translated from the exons ATGTCATCAGAAGATAGTTGGTCGGAGCCTTTGCCTGTGCAAGAAATCCAAGAAATTGCTGACAAG GTGAAGCCACAGCTGGAAAAGAAAGTGGACAAGACATATCCAGTCTTTGTAGCCAAAAAGTATAGATATCGGAAAAACATAGTTGGTGCAAGGCACTACGTCCTTAAG GTCTCCGTCAGCAACAGCACTGATGAGTGTGTACACTTGTATGTGGTACAAATGGTTATTGCTACCCCAGTGGATCCAGAACTCACCAAGTATCAGCTGAACAAAACCGAAGATGATCCACTGGAGCCATTTTGA